Below is a genomic region from Trichoderma asperellum chromosome 2, complete sequence.
CGCTATGTTCATTCTCAATTGACCAAAATCCAATCTTATCTGAGCCGTGCAGAAAATCCCAATCCCAACATGCAATCGCTAAACCAAGTACCTAATCATCTTCCAAAGCCACTATACTACTGATCCGCTGGTACGTCCCTCATGAGCGAGTTGACACTGCCTCCAAGTCTAAATCGAAATTTATGCGAGGAATCTGCTCATACATATCCGCCGTCAATACCAAGACGACACTGACTTTCGGGCATTGAGCTACGTTTCGGGTGACAACAAATCGGATGGTTGCGTCGCGAGGGACATATTGCTTCGCTGCCAATCTGTCCAGCCTGAGCTGCCCAACAACAGCTCGTGATCCGTCGCCATAGTGTAAAAGTACACCGGTGATAATGCCATTGAAACTACATGCCTCGAAGAAATCTAGATTATCAAGAGATgcaaaagtataaaaatagctttcaGCAGAAGTAGCCTTCGGGTACTGAGACACCGGTACTGGCAAGCTCAAGGTACCAAACGGGTCGTCAATTACCGGCGGTGCTGGGTTGAGAGCTAGCTCGCGTATTCCGGCCGAGTCGTCGATGTGAATGTAATCTGGCTCGCTTCGAAATGCCGTAATGCGTTTATGGATATATGTATGGCTTGGTGTCGGATGCTTTCCCAATACATGCACGCGGCCAGTTGTAGTCACCAGTACCAAGTCCATCTCTCTTCAGCAACAATGAGTGTGCTCTCGATGCCAAATCTCTTTGAGGAGCTCGCCGCGGCCAATAGGGATATGCAGCCATGTTGTCATGTCTTGAGGCAATTCAGAGTAGCATGACCAGTCGTCCGTGGCCATGTGCCTAATAATCTTCAGCGCTAGGTGAAAGGGGTTCCACGCTACTGAGTATCCTGTGGTTTCTGGGTCATTGATCTTGAGACGATTAAATCTAGATGGCTTCGATGAATGTGTCACAATGAAACGGATGAGATCTCGTCGATAGAACGGGGCTGACCATAACGACGGCCGTGAATCGCCTTGTTCGGCTTCCCGAATATTGCGCAGTTTGAGTCCCTTAATGGGTTAGCATGTATCAAGTCGATTGCAGCTGATAGATAGAACAGGCGAGGTCTACTTACGTCAAATTCGAAATGGAGTATTGAGTCTTCAATCAGCGGCAGGACTTGCCACCAGTCCAATGGATAATTCTCCATTTCTACACTCTCAGTTGAGCACGCGACTTCACGCCCAAGGGGCCTCGTCTAATGTAAATAACATCTTCTGTTGAATTCGATGCCGGATCGTAAATAACCTCATCTCCATGATTGTTGCTTAGATCTGAGACATACTTCTCATCGTGTAGTGTCACGTATGTCCCAGCGGGTCACTTCCAATGTTTTCAGAGACAGCAGACCGTCTGCTGCACAGGTTGAGTGGCAAGCCAGCGCAAGGCCATCGACATGCTGGCAGTTGGTGATTACGCAGGGATGATATGTACCTTGCTTGAAACAAATCGGCTCTTCCTTCGATACTGCTATAATTTCTTCGTCAGACTTGATCTCTTTGATGCGGAAGAGTATATTTACTGGAAAAAATGAGCTCATCAGCTTTCATCTCTAGGGTGCAAAGTACGCAGTGGGGGGCTATGCAAGTCTGCATTTCTATGTACTTTGCCCAGGCACGAGACAGTTGCGTCGTTACATCCATAGAGTCGGGACGGTTTAATAACATTCCTTAAGAGATACGATTCCTCACCTTAGAATATAACAATCTTGTGTCGCAAAAGGGATCCGCGATGGTAAGAAAGTAGCCGAAAATTATGGTCCAAATAGAGTGCCCAAATTGAACCGCTCTGAACCGCCCAGAATGAATGTAGCTCGTTCTATAAATTGTTGGAAGTAGGAAAGCAAGGCAACGCCTATAGACTACTGATAGTCAGGCAACTACTCTCAGATAAGTTTGATGACTTGAGCCCGCTGAAAAGGGGCTGCGTCTACTATTTAGCCTAGATTTCCCCCAGATTGAGCCTCGAAGCCCGCTTATGCTAATTATGTATACTGTGGTCGCATCTTGTCAGCATTCATGGGTTATACAGCATAGAACCGCCCCCACCTCCATGTTAACGTTGCCCAGCAGTCTTTGTCTGGGAATGTGTAGGCAACAAGTTAGTAGCGTAGTGGGTGGCAGCCATCCCCCTACTAATTGGCTAGAAAACGGCCTTGCTTGACAAGCTCAGCCCGACCGATTTCTGGGGGCCGAGTTTGCGGGCCGAACTTGAGGGGGGCACCCAATCGGTCGGTGCAAACTTGAAAATGGAGGATCCGACTCGTCGAGTGCTTGCAGTTTTCAGCTCATCCTGCACGACTTCCTTGGACGAATTGGGATAGTTCTCTCTGTCTGGCGTCTGTTGATTTAATTTTAGCGTAGGGTGCGGGGAAGGGCTGTATGTACTGAAGTGTGCCCGTCTTTGCTgctgtaaatatataaaagcaaaatcaAAGACCTTGGTTGCTTCTTTATAACTCTTGTAGGTCTGTCGCAACCAGGGGACTgtgttaataaataaatccaGCAGAGAATACTTGCCCAGCAGACTGCGGTGTAAAGTCTGTGAAGTAGCTCGACATAATAGCTACGTAGAAAGAAGTGGAAGTGATAATATAAACGGCGCATCCAGCGGATCAAGGAAATGGCAGAAGATGGAGTCGATATCGCTAATGCTTCGGCTCCAGGCGAAGGCTGGTTGACTGAGAGCGACTTTGACGACCTTTCAGCCGACGATGAGCTCGTTCTCGCTAGAATTCCACCACCACTTCCCTTACTTCCTGTCCCGGAGCACGTTTCTCAACCCGGGGATGAGCTCTGCCATGACTGCTCGATCCTAAGGCTAAAGAGGAGTCGCTTCATCGTATGGCCCAAAGATCCAGACTATGGTGGATATGTACGGCCTGATGCCAACTTCATCGAGCTGGGCAACGTCAAAGACATGAGACAACGCAAGAACTGCCCCTTCTGCAGACTGGTGCTGCAGGCCCTTGGTGGAGATCGGGTACCAAACATTGCCAGCGATGGATCACCAGTCAAAGCTCAGATGTGTTGGACTACCGACGGTACAAGAGACCGTAACATGCCATGGAACGGCCGAAGCGAAATTCGCATTCTTAGGATATATGGTCGCACTGGTTCAGGGGGGTTTCTTGGTATCGAAGAGATGAACCTTTTCCCTGACATCTCACTTCTTGCAAACGATTTCCCCAGCGAAGCTCCAGCCAAGGCACAACGCTTCCTACCTCGCCCAATCCAGCCTGAATGTAT
It encodes:
- a CDS encoding uncharacterized protein (EggNog:ENOG41); amino-acid sequence: MENYPLDWWQVLPLIEDSILHFEFDGLKLRNIREAEQGDSRPSLWSAPFYRRDLIRFIVTHSSKPSRFNRLKINDPETTGYSVAWNPFHLALKIIRHMATDDWSCYSELPQDMTTWLHIPIGRGELLKEIWHREHTHCC